Genomic DNA from Aphanothece sacrum FPU1:
AACTGCAACCACCGCGACATAATTCAGCAAATTCACAAGTTTTACAGAAGCCCCAAAGATGGTCAGTTCCTTGAGGAGTTCCTGCTCCTAAATTGAAGCGTAATTCTTCAGTTTCTTCAATAATTGTTCGCAGAGAATAATCCCGAATATTACCTCCGGTATAGGCCGTAGTCGGCAAAGAAGGACATCCTTTAATTGCTCCATCTGCTTCAATTCCTAAAGTAGAAAGTCCAGCATTACATCCCTGCCAAAATGACCAAGCATCACCCCCACGAAGTAATCTTTCATAGGGGCCATAATAGCCAATATTATTACCTGCTTGAACCCTCACCCCTTCTTGTTTTGCTCGTTGTGCTACCTTGGCTATCATTGGATAGACATCTAACAATTCATAGGGTTGTAAAAGGATATGATTATTATCAGCCGCCCTTCCCATAGGAACTGTTAATTGAATTTGCCAAGCAAAGATTCCTGCATCTCGCAGACGCTCATAAATTAGGGGAAATTCTGGGGCGGAAAGACGATTAATTTGGGTATTACAACCAAAAGCAATTCCTGCTTCTTTTAGGTGACTCATGGTTTTAAAAGCCCATTGCCAAGAGCCTTGTTTTCCCCTTTGATAGTCATGGGTTTCTTCTAACCCATCAACAGAAACAGAAACCACCTTAATTCC
This window encodes:
- a CDS encoding nif11-class peptide radical SAM maturase 3 translates to MTEYRRISYAVWEITLKCNLACQHCGSRAGHNRTEELSTEEALDLVKQMAEVGITEVTIIGGEAFLRPDWLEIAQAINKAGMVCGMTTGGYGITLETAHRMKEAGIKVVSVSVDGLEETHDYQRGKQGSWQWAFKTMSHLKEAGIAFGCNTQINRLSAPEFPLIYERLRDAGIFAWQIQLTVPMGRAADNNHILLQPYELLDVYPMIAKVAQRAKQEGVRVQAGNNIGYYGPYERLLRGGDAWSFWQGCNAGLSTLGIEADGAIKGCPSLPTTAYTGGNIRDYSLRTIIEETEELRFNLGAGTPQGTDHLWGFCKTCEFAELCRGGCSWTAHVFFDKRGNNPYCHHRALTQEKREIRERVVLKHQAAGTPFDNGVFELIEEPFNSPLPEDDNLQFTANKIQWPASWEKEEQIPLSLVGSSH